The Verrucomicrobiota bacterium genome segment CCGGGCTGGCGAAGGACGTCGATATCGTCCATTGCCACACGTGGTACAGCCATTTTGCCGGCTGCCTGGTCAAACAGCTCTCCGGAGCCAAGTTGGTACTCACAACGCATTCGCTGGAGCCGCATCGACCGTGGAAAGTCGAGCAGCTCGGCACGGCGTACAACGCCTCGAGCTGGATCGAGCGCACGGCCTATCAGAACGCCGACGGGGTGGTCGCGGTGTCGCATTCCATGAAAAAAAACGTGCACGAACTCTATAGAGTGCCGTCCGAAAAAATCCGCGTGATCCACAATGGAATCGATCTCAACCAGTATCGGCCCACGCCGAACGCCGAAACGCTCCGCGCGCAGGGCATCGATCCGGCGACACCGTACCTTTTGTTCGTAGGCCGGATCACGCGGCAAAAAGGGATTATCCATCTGGTCAACGCCATCAAGTATCTCCGTCCTGGGGTTCAAGTCGTGCTCTGCGCCGGCGCGCCCGACACGAAGGAGATCGGGAAAGAAATGGCCGAGAAAGTCGAGCGCGCACGGCATGAAACCGGAAACAGAATCATTTGGATCGCGGAAATGCTGCCCAAGGACAAGGTCATCCACCTCTACACGCATGCCACGATCTTCGTGTGCCCGTCGGTTTATGAGCCGTTCGGAATCATTAATCTGGAAGCCATGGCGTGCGAAACGCCTGTGGTGGCTTCCGCCGTTGGTGGAATTCCGGAAGTCGTGGAGCACGGGGAGACCGGCTTGCTCGTGACGCCCGAAGCCAGCAGTCCGACCGATGTCGAACCGTCGCACCCGGAACAATTCGCCCGCGACCTCGCCTCCGCCGTCAACTCGCTTTTGGAATCGCCGGACAAAATTCGGGCCATGGGACTCAAAGCCCGCCAGCGGGTGGAGCAGTCCTTTAGCTGGACCAGCATTGCGCGGAAGACGATGGATTTCTACAGCGAACTGAGGCGTGGGGCGTAAAACGTAAAACGTGGGGCGCGGCCATCCCTCCACATTGTTGAGGGGCAGCGGTGTTTTCTCAGCCAGCCACCGAACCGACCGACGATTTAGCTTTGTAACGATGTAACGCTTTAACGCTTCAACAACTTCGATGCGGCATGGCGACGCTGCTGGCGATGCGGATGGGGTTAGCCTGCCTTCCCTGGTTGCCCATCTCGGCGATGATCTGGCCTAAACGGCACAACGCTTTCTCCATCGCCTCGGACCACGGGCTGCCGCAGCTCAAGCGAATGCAATTCCGATACTTCTGCTTCGGCGAAAAAATCGGTCCGGGCGCAATGCCGATTCTCTCCGCCAGGGCGCGCTGGAACAACTCGAGCGAATCGACCCACGGCGGCAGTTCCACCCACAACACGTAACCGCCGGTCGGTCGGGTGACTTTCGTGCCGGCCGGAAAATATTTCGCAATCGCTTCGGTCCGATCAGGCTCGGGTCGTGGTTGGTTTGTAGGACTTCCATCACGAGATCGTTCACGCTGACACGCGTGGCGTGCGCCGCGGGTTGCGACTTCGCGGGTTCGGGCGGTTGCGACCAAAGACGCGGGCGAACGTAATAGCCGGACTGCGGGCGGGCTTTCAATCAGGCCTCGATTTTCCAGGACGCGGTAGGCTTGCGTCACAGTGGCGATGCTCAAATCCTCCTGACGGCTAAGCTGGCGCACAGAGGGAATCCTCTCGCCCGGACGCAGCGTCCCATGCTCGATCAATTCGCCGATCCGCAGCGCGAGTTGTTTGTAAAGTTTGTCGTAAGCTTCAGGATGCGGCGCCAAATGTGCGATGAGGCTTTCGGTAGCCATGGGGGAATCCTACGCTGCGGTCGTGTTTGCAACAGTTACACCAGAACGAACAATTGACCGGTACAGTTTCCGACTCGGCGCAACTGTTCCGGTGGAAATTTTTTTCTGCTCCATCTGTTCATCCTTTCCCTTCTGTCGCATCGTTCGGTTATGAAAATGACCAGTGTGTTCGACGAAACGATCGCCGTCTGCCGCAAGCCGGCGCAGTTCGAAATCGACCGTCCCACGAAAGCAGCCGCGCCAGCGCAGAACCATGTGCTCCCGCATAACCTTCGCGGCGGCGCCTGGGAAACGCTGGCTTTCCTCGGGCTCTGGTTGGGAGCGCTGGCGACCATGGGCTATTGTTTCGCGATCTTCCTCTCTCTAAGTGGTCCATTTCATAAATACGCTCACGTTCGCGGCAAGGGATTTTTCGGCCAGACGAGGCGCGAGCGACGAGCATATCCCGAAGTGGATCTGTAAGGAGCAAGCAACGAAGTCTGGCGAAAAAGAACTGCCGCCCTTAGAGCGTGTCCGAAAATTGCGCGGGGTCCTGCGGCGAGGGATTTTGGCTGTGGCCAAGGCGGCGAGGTCCGAGCATCCCCAACGCGGGCTGTAAGGACCGAGCCAACGCAGGCCACGGACAAAAG includes the following:
- the glgA gene encoding glycogen synthase, whose product is MKIAILTNEYPPYVYGGAGVHVEYLTRELAALDDRAHTVQIFCFGDQHEQRGNLSVEGVQPKLKLSAHDPRHEKFLDTILRDIAMAGLAKDVDIVHCHTWYSHFAGCLVKQLSGAKLVLTTHSLEPHRPWKVEQLGTAYNASSWIERTAYQNADGVVAVSHSMKKNVHELYRVPSEKIRVIHNGIDLNQYRPTPNAETLRAQGIDPATPYLLFVGRITRQKGIIHLVNAIKYLRPGVQVVLCAGAPDTKEIGKEMAEKVERARHETGNRIIWIAEMLPKDKVIHLYTHATIFVCPSVYEPFGIINLEAMACETPVVASAVGGIPEVVEHGETGLLVTPEASSPTDVEPSHPEQFARDLASAVNSLLESPDKIRAMGLKARQRVEQSFSWTSIARKTMDFYSELRRGA